In the Onychostoma macrolepis isolate SWU-2019 chromosome 08, ASM1243209v1, whole genome shotgun sequence genome, GAGCAGAGCATAGAGTTATAGAAGAACGACTGCGTAGAATTAGAGCAGAACGATCATGAGAGTTAGAGCAGAGCATAGTTATAGAAGAGCGACTGCGAGAGTTAGAGCAGAGCATAGAGTTAGAGCTGAGCGTAGAGTTAGAGCAGAACGACTGCGTGAGAATTAGAGCAGAACGATCATGTAGAATTAGAGCAGAACGACTGCGTAGAGTTAGAACAGAGCATAGTTATAGAAGAGCGACTGCGTAGAGTTAGAGCAGAGCATAGAGTTAGAGCAGAACGACTGTGTAGAGTTAGAGCAGAGCATAGAGTTATAGAAGAGCGATCATGAGAGTTAGAGAAGAGCGACTGAGAGTTAGAGCAGAGCATAGAGTTATAGAAGAGCGACTGCGTAGAGTTAGAGCAGAGCATAGAGTTATAGAAGAGCGACTGCGTAGAGTTAGAGCAGAGCATAGAGTTAGAGAAGAGCGACTGCGTAGAGTTAGAGAAGAGCGACTGCGTAGAGTTAGAGAAGAGCGACTGCGTAGAGTTAGAGAAGAGCGACTGCGTAGAGTTAGAGAAGAGCGACTGCGTAGAGTTAGAGCAGAGATCATAGAGTTAGAGCAGAGCATATAGTTAGAGAAGAGCGACTGCGTAGAGTTAGAGCAGAGCATAGAGTTAGAGCAGAACGACTGCGTAGAGTTAGAGCAGAGCATAGAGTTAGAGCAAACGACTGCGTAGAGTTAGAGCAGAGCATAGAGTTAGAGCAGAGCGACTGCATAGAATTAGAGCAGAACGACTGCGTGAGAGTTAGAGCAGAGCATAGAGTTATAGAAGAGCGACTGCGTGAGAGTTAGAGCAGAGCGACTGCGTGAGAATTAGAGCAGAACGACTGCGAGAGTTAGAGCAGAGCATAGTTATAGAAGAGCGACTGCGTAGAATTAGAGCAGAACGACTGCGTAGAGTTAGAGCAGAGCATAGAGTTATAGAAGAGCGACTGCGTAGAATTAGAGCAGAACGACTGCGTAGAGTTAGAGCAGAGCATAGAGTTAGAGCAGAGCATAGAGTTAGAGCAGAGCACTGTGTAGAGTTAGAGCAGAGCATAGAGTTAGAGAAAAGCGACTGCGTAGAATTAGAGCAGAACGACTGCGAGAGTTAGAGCAGAACGACTATAGAGTTAGAGCAGAACGATCATGTAGAATTAGAGCAGAGCATAGAGTTAGAGCAGAACGACTGCGTAGAGTTAGAGCAGAGCATAGAGTTAGAGCAGAACGACTGCGTAGAGTTAGAGCAGAGCATAGAGTTAGAGCAGAACGACTGCGTAGAGTTAGAGCAGAGCATAGAGTTAGAGCAGAGCGACTGCGAGAGTTAGAGCAGAGCATAGAGTTAGAGCAGAGCGACTGCATAGAATTAGAGCAGAACGACTGCGTAGAGTTAGAGCAGAGCATAGAGTTATAGAAGAGCGACTGCGTAGAGTTAGAGCAGAGCGACTGCGTAGAATTAGAGCAGAACGACTGCGTAGAGTTAGAGCAGAGCATAGTTATAGAAGAGCGACTGCGTGAGAATTAGAGCAGAACGATCATGAGAGTTAGAGCAGAGCATAGAGTTATAGAAGAGCGATCATGAGAATTAGAGCAGAACGACTGCGTAGAGTTAGAGCAGAGCATAGAGTTATAGAAGAGCGACTGCGTGGAATTAGAGCAGAACGACTGCGTAGAGTTAGAGCAGAGCATAGAGTTAGAGAAAAGCGACTGCGTAGAATTAGAGCAGAACGACGGCGTAGAGTTAGAGCAGAACGACTATAGAGTTATAGAAGAGCGACTGCGTAGAATTAGAGCAGAGCATAGAGTTAGAGCAGAACGACTGCGTAGAGTTAGAGCAGAGCATAGAGTTAGAGCAGAACGACTGCGTAGAGTTAGAGCAGAGCATAGAGTTAGAGCAGAACGACTGCGTAGAGTTAGAGCAGAGCGACTGCATAGAATTAGAGCAGAACGATCATGAGAGTTAGAGCAGAGCATAGAGTTAGAGCAGAGCGACTGCATAGAATTAGAGCAGAACGACTGCGTAGAGTTAGAGCAGAGCATAGAGTTATAGAAGAGCGACTGCGTAGAGTTAGAGCAGAGCGACTGCGAGAATTAGAGCAGAACGACTGCGAGAGTTAGAGCAGAGCATAGTTATAGAAGAGCGACTGCGTGAGAATTAGAGCAGAACGACTGCGTGAGAGTTAGAGCAGAGCATAGAGTTATAGAAGAGCGACTGCGTAGAATTAGAGCAGAACGACTGCGTAGAGTTAGAGCAGAGCATAGAGTTATAGAAGAGCGACTGCGTAGAGTTAGAGCAGAGCATAGAGTTAGAGAAAAGCGACTGCGTAGAATTAGAGCAGAACGACGGCGTAGAGTTAGAGCAGAACGACTATAGAGTTATAGAAGAGCGACTGCGTAGAATTAGAGCAGAGCATAGAGTTAGAGCAGAGCACTGTGTAGAGTTAGAGCAGAGCATAGAGTTAGAGCAGAGCACTGCATAGAGTTAGAGCAGAGCATAGAGTTAGAGCAGAACGACTGCGTAGAGTTAGAGCAGAGCACTGTGTAGAGTTAGAGCAGAGCATAGAGTTATAGAAGAGCGATCATGAGAGTTAGAGCAGAACGACTGTGTAGAGTTAGAGCAGAGCACTGTGTAGAGTTAGAGCAGAGCATAGAGTTAGAGTTTCAGCAGATCGGCTGAATTGAGTTATCTATCTACCGTCTATCAGCGGATCCATCTTTGTGGAGATATATTAGGTGTCCGCTTCCAAACGCTCCCGTGTGTTTCTGTGAAGAGATGATCgttgtagccaatcacagtcaTATCTGTTGAGCGCGTGaacacaatgaccaatcagTGCAGTCGAAGAATCTGCTCAAATGTTAGcaggaaatggacgtttttacAATCAGTACCGAATGGCGTCGCAGTTGGTACTTTTCACAACACTagatatgaagtcttgttttctgagaaatttatcaaaatgaagtgtttatgataaacatgaaaacatatGTCAATTAGGtataaaaaactttttacttTGAATGAATTAGATTTTTCTGAGCTCATCTGcaaatatttgttcttgttttaattataaactcgtttcattttgatcaatttcacagtaaacgtagttcacccaaaaatgaaaattctgtcattaattactgaccctcgtgtcgttccaaacccgtaagaccttcgttcatcttcagaacacaaattaagatattttttataaaatccaATTCtcctcctccgcgtcaccctgtAGCGCCATTAGATGAACGAAGGTTTGTGAGCGACGTGAGGCTCAGTAATTAATGTCAGAGTTTTGGGtgaaactatccctttaaatttacattttaaaaacctgCAGAAATGCAGTCTATCAGAGTTCTGCCGTGTTGTGTGCGTCTCGGTAGCGGTTTCCTCCAGTGTTTGCAGTGTTCATATTTAGAGTTTGCCAGGAAACTCAGAGCAAGTCTGGCGGTTTAGTTCTCGTCTGTGGTTTGACGCGTGGTCTCTTTCCTCAGGTGGTCACCGGCGGTCACTATGACGTGGACTGTCGTCTGGAGGATCCGGACGGGACGGTTCTCTATAAAGAGATGAAGAAGCAGTACGACAGCTTCACCTTCACCGCCTCCAGGAACGGCACCTTCAAGTTCTGCTTCAGCAACGAGTTCTCCACCTTCACGCACAAGACCGTGTACTTCGACTTTCAGGTCGGCGACGACCCTCCGCTTTTCCCCAACGAGAACCGAGTGACGGCTTTAACACAGGTGACgaactacagcaaaagatagaaataacagTCTTAAAACCATTTTCAGCTGCTGATAACACTAGTGCTGTAATGATTGTGGTCACCGCTGTAAGTAAGCTGAGACGGCGTCTAACGCTGCTGCTTCGTTCCAGATGGAATCCGCCTGCGTCTCCATTCACGAGGCCCTGAAGTCCGTGATCGACTATCAGACGCACTTCCGTCTGCGAGAGGCTCAGGGCCGCAGCCGAGCCGAGGATCTGAACACCAGGGTGGCCTTCTGGTCCATCGGGGAGGCCTTCATCCTGCTGGTGGTCAGCATCAGTCAGGTGGTTCTTCTCAGGAGCTTCTTCTCAGACAAGAAAACCACTACAACCCGCGTGGGATCGTAACTGGGTCACCTCCAAGGGTTTTTATACAAATGAGTTACTTAAACAAACTCCTTGAGCTTGTTTTCTTTAGTCCTGTGTGTGATCCTCAGCTCATATCCAGCAGAATATGTCAGCGCTGAAAATTaaactgctttatttattttgtggctGTGTGTTGACTCTTTACATGTATGTGAATGTTGAAGGATGTACAGACACTGTAGACCTGCCTGACACACCAGTGCAGTTAATACTCGTCTGATtgtatcatcatcatcatcttcatcactcGAGACTTAGTTCAGTTTGAATGCGAGAGAGCTTTATTTGCTTTATGTTGTACAAAACAGGCATCCTTGCTCATGTTTCCTAGTCGTCGTTTTCTTTTCATGATGTTGGTGTAAttggtgtttttttaaatttttttttattaggtgTTTCTTTTTATTAGCGGTGCATTGATTTCTTGTTTGAATTGGTTAATAAATGTCTGGAGGAAAGTCTCAAAGAATCTTACAGTTCTTTCTTTTTAAGTGCAAATCTTATcaagtataatttattttaagatgcaAGAAGAGAAATGCACTGCACAGTGACTCTGATCAGCTGAGGTGgattaaaaggttttttttgttttgttatatcTCTGAATGCGTATTGactccatccattcattcagaTGTGGATCTGTTTGTGCATAAACTATAGCAAAACTCACCGGTTTAAAGGATTGTTTCACGCATTACACTAGCCTAGATTGTAATAGCTCATAAAGCATAACTCTACAGCAGATCTCTTTGCTCTTTAATGCTCAGTCATATGCCAGATTACACTGCACTGAAGCGCTTCTGAAGCGGCATTTAGGtctttacacagactgtttaatgctgctcagaggtggcataAATGCATGTATAGTTTTGATACTAGAGCCTGAGCAGTCATAATTTAGCCTGGCTTTGATGTAGAATTGCATCTTTACACTTGAATTCTGAGCAGCCTTAACTCAGCTGTGTAATGCATTTATGTCTCCTAATCAGCATTAAACAAAATGTGTAAAGACACCTAAATGCCGCTTCAGAAGCGTTTTTGTGCTGcctttgcagtgtaaatttgACATCGGCTGTGTAAAGATAATTATGAGTGTGTACAGGTTTCTTCAATATTGAGTCACTGCTTATGGTCTAAATCACATTCGTTTGCATTTAGcatgaaagcaaatgttttcTTTGTACAGTTCCCACagttgtaagaaaaataaagcaGAAACGTGGAATCGATGCATAAATCCATTTTCGTTTTTATAGTACTTTACTGGAATGACTTTGCTTACATACAACACTGGTAAAGCATGCACAAAACAAGTAGTAAGCAGaaaaatgaatatacatttaataattgagTGAGTTTTCACCTGTGAAAGAAAGTTATGCACACCTGAGTGAGGCTTTCCTGGGATTCTGTGCCTTTTGGACATCAcaacacttaaaaaaatgagTTCTTGTGTAATCATAATAGGGAGCTGTAAAAcatgtgaaaaattattttggtatataaatatatggtaTATGCAACCTTAGGTATATAAATTCAAGCAATTATGAGCTAAATTAAATGAGAAAGAGGACCAAAAATGTCCACCCTGTTAGGGACAAATGAACAACAATtctaaatatttatgaatacataaaatgtaatatttaaaattttaaaagtttatataCACAACTTCAACTTAAACATCAATTGCTGCCACTATCACTATGTACACTAAATGTGTCCAGCCTCTTAGGTTTTAACAGGGTGGACATTTTGACCTAAAATCAGCCATTACAGTAAGTACAGCAAAAATGCTAACACAGGTCTgtcaaacaaaaaatgtaatgtttttttttttaatggtactTTTACAAATAAGAATTTCCATTTACTTCTTTCATATTCCCCTTAACAGGGTGGACATGTTGAAGTTGACCACATCAGACTGGAAagataaaataagcaaaaacagacaattaaCAAAACAGAGGCCCTCACTCACCTTCCCCAGTTATTTTCCCTTCAAGCTAATTATGTCAGCTGTTTGATTAGATATAAATTCCCCTTTTCCAACTTTCATTTAAAGGGCCAGTAGTCGAATATAACAGGGTGGACAAtattatcagaatcagaatgagctttattgccaggtatgtttgcacatacgaggaatctgctttagtgacagaagctccacagtgtgACAGAATAACAgcgacaggacacagataataaaaagaataatatacaaaatagacaattatgtatatACAGGTATGATAtgttcaaatttgaaatgtaaataagtgtgttaaataaataaatgtataatagtgttgtgtgttccacattattgtcaagtgttcatgagatggattgcctgagggacaagctaaaaatgtttattattctttttttgtgtgaatttaATACTTGcaaagtatatatatacattaattaAAGAAAACTATCTCTGATATACCAAACAAGgtgaaaaatctaaaaaaataaaaatcactcatATTTAGTGCAGGGAACATAGGAAAAATTGTGATATTTGgtgtaaaatgctgtaaaatgtttagaattatatatatatatatatatatatatatatatatataaacttaaatatGCTTAAAGTtcacaatgtgtttttttttattattttttttttttttacatcaaataCAACTTTAAAATTGATGTTGTTGAAATATTAAGGCAATAATATCACGATCTTTACTGGGGACACAAAAGGCACTGAATCCCAGGAATCACTCTTTTACTTCCAGCCCTTgttaacaattatatataacttataaatgattaaatacaaaatcattagtagttattaagactgatgtggtttggaattggtaaaatgtgcttggaaaaaaaatatgagcagAACATCAACACGCACTGTACAGTAGTACAGTGTTACAGTATGCGCTGCTCTCTCTGGCCTCTAGCGGGCGCTGTTAGCGAACACCGATATTGCAGTGAACAGTCACATCTGAGGAAGATTAATATTTAACAACTCGATTATTTCTGTGAATCGGTTTCTCAAAGCTCACTGAGGAGTAAAACACCGGACTCCTTCATCAATCCCCGAGAATCGCTCCGTTCGCTCCTCACGCGCCCGCGTTATTAAAAGCGCTCGCGTCGTGACTCTTTTCGTTTACCTTTAAATGGAAAACGTTTGACGACGCCGTGATTGGTTCGCCTGGCTGTCAATCACCCGCGAAAGGGGCGGAACCTTCGGGCCGCTGTTACCGACGGGAAAATCAGCAGCGGAGCAGCGTTCGTCAAGATCTGAACGACAGAACCGAGAAATGGACTTAAAAGCAGAATAATGTCGGATTCGTGAGGCTCTGGAGTTCGTGGAACACCGATCGAGTGTGTTTAATGAGGAGGACCTCGATGTTACAGGAAGCGGGGGAGGGAAGAGCCGCAGCGACGCGCTATTTTTATCGTTAACGTATATATTATTTGGACTCGGTATGAGCTAAAGTAACGTTACCTTCGCAGTCTGTGTGCCTGTGGACCTGTCGTTCAACGCGAATAAACGGCCGTTAACGGACACGATCGCGACCGTGAGGGACCCAGCGCGAGCGGTGAGTGCGGCCTTCGGTCTGAAGCGCTAATTAACGACAGAAAACGACACGATAACGATTCCCATCCCGGGTCTCTCTGTGGCAGGAGAGAATACTGCTtaaactgtgttgtttgaggTGAAAATCTTCCGTGAAACGCCTGTGCTGGGTGTCAACAGATAATGAGCACTgcacttataataataataataataattcagtgtTTGATAGTGATCGGACAAATATCTGTACATGTAATGCCTCTAAACTGTACGACTGATCGTcattataatgaatatacagTAGGCTAATTGATTATATACAAAGCTGTGCTAGTTTCATGTTTCTGATCACGTGATAAAGTCATATACACTCCACCAATATTTCATATCCGTTTATGGGTTATCCGCTGTAGGTGGTGTAggaataacacacacaaacttacCTGGATCAAGCTAAATATTACAGAAAATCCTGAACGTCACTCATCAGGGGTTAGTTGCGTAATCTTAACTAAGACTGGGTCTGAAGAACTAGTTTGACTAACTAGCAGTGAACTTTTCAGATTCAAAATAGATCTTTTTATGACTGGATGACTAACTTTTAGGACTAGGCTCAGCAGTTTATGCAATAGTTCGCCGGTTTGATTGCTCACTAACTTCACCTGACGCATAAACACCTTCAAAGAAGAGTTCAGGATTAATtgtgtcatcgtttactcatgTGTGGCTTTTCTTCAGTGCTGGATACTGAGGAATATCTTGCTCGAGATGCCATAACTGTGATGACTTGTGCAAGATACCCctgtcttctgaagtcatatgacGGCTCCACACGCAAGCTGGAGATCTTCTTAGTTTGTGTGACTTGTTGAATGTCAGGATGTTGCTTAAAAACTGAGCTCTTGAAGACCGTCAGTCGTGCGGATTTGGAAAGACATGACGGAACCATTCACAAAAACAGTTGAATAGGGATGTGACGATTCACGGAAGTGATTTCACAATATGTTTTTctcacatttatataaaaaaagagatttgagacacattataaataaaaaggtttcTTAGACAAAATGCggcacatttctttgtgaaattgaaatatgtcaattaactaaactgaaattttaaaactatTCCCAAATCAGCTGAAAAAGTAATACAAAACGATTAGAGCACTAGTATTATCAGCAGCTAAacatggttttaagtcagttatttctatcttctgCTGGAGTGTGTCgggaggaaatatcagtttacatttccaaacattcatttagccattaattgtaataatccagtgatatttgtctgatctgatcatcatcatctgtctggagtgacatgaagaaccagaacaaactgagactaaatccagaagaactgagtctctgcttcaagaaacctcctgagaaactctgctcgagtggacaaaagctgctttaaacacacaacaaatgttgatttagTTTAGTTCATAGAAGTTGATTAATCAAGAAAATCTAttcatgacattatttttgacaggatttttacacaagtgcctaaatcttttgcaggaggtttcttgaagcagagacacagttcttc is a window encoding:
- the tmed7 gene encoding transmembrane emp24 domain-containing protein 7, whose amino-acid sequence is MLAWFVLLCAQLMFGWVRASELTFELPDNAKQCFYEDITIGTKCTLEFQVVTGGHYDVDCRLEDPDGTVLYKEMKKQYDSFTFTASRNGTFKFCFSNEFSTFTHKTVYFDFQVGDDPPLFPNENRVTALTQMESACVSIHEALKSVIDYQTHFRLREAQGRSRAEDLNTRVAFWSIGEAFILLVVSISQVVLLRSFFSDKKTTTTRVGS